In Anaerolineales bacterium, the following proteins share a genomic window:
- a CDS encoding imelysin family protein: MKKNWIAFLTGILTLNIALAACAPQATPTVDSAPTESAAAQADLGAVKAYAVEQASLMKEATASLRANAEKYYAAIAQIKADQPDANPYEVLWANHPDATKALIEGMRADWMTAHNHYESNEGIIAGVPSLAYYDGWIDAGAPASEDPEAIQWTLTLANGTKLESPGNLFHTLGEPILYGTVSEYVGLAVDLNGDSNVGLSEALPEAEMLLATAQALDIASGQMLDAVNAWQPTTEDAFMAMATMIPTMNEYFEQWKLSSFVSGDTSVQISFVAASRLLDVTGILQSLDLTYDNVRPVVGAVDSKLDEQIAAGFTDLVSYVGDLYTKEKAGTVFTPEEADAFGTEAQDKATALAALVVQAAAKANITLDLEAEGWSPDAPPAIEAVAPAPAPIE; this comes from the coding sequence ATGAAGAAGAATTGGATCGCTTTCCTGACAGGAATCCTGACCCTTAACATCGCCCTCGCCGCCTGTGCGCCTCAAGCCACGCCGACAGTTGATTCTGCTCCGACAGAATCTGCCGCCGCCCAAGCCGATCTCGGCGCCGTCAAAGCCTACGCCGTGGAACAGGCGTCCCTGATGAAAGAAGCGACAGCCTCCCTGCGCGCCAACGCCGAAAAATATTACGCCGCCATCGCGCAGATCAAAGCCGACCAGCCCGATGCCAATCCCTACGAAGTTTTGTGGGCGAATCATCCCGATGCAACAAAAGCCTTAATCGAAGGGATGCGCGCCGACTGGATGACCGCGCACAATCATTACGAATCGAACGAAGGCATTATCGCAGGCGTTCCGTCATTGGCATATTACGATGGCTGGATTGACGCAGGCGCGCCCGCCTCTGAAGACCCCGAAGCCATTCAATGGACATTGACATTGGCAAACGGCACAAAATTGGAAAGCCCTGGCAACCTCTTCCACACCTTAGGCGAACCCATTTTGTACGGGACTGTAAGTGAATACGTCGGCTTGGCTGTGGACTTAAACGGAGACAGCAACGTGGGCTTAAGCGAAGCCCTGCCCGAAGCCGAAATGCTGCTCGCCACCGCGCAAGCGTTGGACATTGCCTCTGGTCAAATGTTGGATGCGGTGAACGCCTGGCAACCGACTACGGAAGATGCTTTCATGGCAATGGCGACGATGATCCCCACCATGAACGAATATTTTGAACAATGGAAATTATCGTCCTTCGTTTCAGGCGATACCTCCGTGCAAATTAGTTTTGTCGCCGCCAGCCGCCTGCTGGATGTGACAGGCATTTTGCAAAGCCTCGATTTGACCTATGACAACGTCCGCCCTGTGGTTGGCGCAGTAGACTCCAAACTCGATGAGCAAATCGCCGCAGGCTTTACCGACCTTGTTTCGTATGTCGGCGATTTATACACAAAGGAAAAGGCTGGCACAGTCTTCACCCCCGAAGAAGCGGATGCCTTCGGCACCGAAGCGCAGGATAAAGCCACCGCGCTCGCCGCGCTGGTTGTCCAAGCCGCCGCCAAAGCGAACATCACGCTCGACCTCGAAGCGGAAGGCTGGTCTCCTGATGCGCCGCCCGCCATCGAAGCCGTTGCCCCCGCGCCCGCGCCGATTGAGTAA
- a CDS encoding NAD-dependent epimerase/dehydratase family protein yields the protein MILVTGATGFIGRALVRHLSETGQEVRVLLRPSPSSPRLPKGVPVEVAVVSLNDERGVRAALRGVHQVFHLASAAGYGRRGNLFATDIEGTRNLTTAAKDAGVERLVFLSHVGADRASAYPIHKAKGIAEEFIRKSGLPYTIIRSTIVFGAEDRFTHSIAATLRSAPFLFPLPGDGRVLLQPLWVEDLVTALVWALQNPAMLNETYEIGGGEYFTFRQIVETLMAVTHTRRILVPLSYPTMRALFVTLDPLIPNAYISTYWLDYLAVNRTCPVDNLPRAFGLMPARFGYRLDYLARKPLLQRLQETLRISR from the coding sequence ATGATTCTAGTCACCGGCGCGACCGGGTTCATCGGTCGCGCGCTTGTGCGTCACCTCTCCGAAACAGGACAAGAAGTGCGCGTGTTATTGCGTCCCTCGCCGAGTTCGCCGCGCCTGCCGAAGGGCGTGCCGGTCGAAGTAGCGGTAGTCAGCTTGAACGATGAAAGAGGCGTGCGCGCCGCTTTGCGCGGCGTCCATCAGGTGTTTCATCTTGCCAGCGCGGCGGGATACGGACGGCGCGGCAACTTGTTCGCGACGGATATCGAAGGGACGCGCAATCTCACCACTGCCGCGAAAGACGCGGGAGTCGAGCGTCTAGTTTTTCTCAGCCACGTCGGCGCGGACCGCGCGTCGGCGTATCCCATTCACAAAGCGAAAGGTATCGCAGAGGAATTCATCCGGAAAAGCGGATTGCCATACACGATCATTCGATCTACGATCGTCTTTGGCGCGGAGGATCGTTTTACGCACAGCATTGCCGCAACACTGCGTTCGGCGCCGTTTTTGTTTCCGTTGCCCGGCGATGGACGCGTGTTGCTCCAGCCGCTGTGGGTGGAGGATTTGGTCACCGCGTTGGTGTGGGCGTTGCAGAACCCCGCGATGCTCAATGAAACGTACGAGATCGGCGGCGGAGAGTATTTCACCTTCCGCCAGATCGTTGAAACGCTGATGGCGGTCACGCATACGCGGCGCATTCTTGTTCCACTTTCGTACCCGACCATGCGCGCCTTGTTTGTCACGCTCGATCCGCTGATCCCGAACGCGTATATCTCCACGTATTGGCTCGATTATCTCGCCGTCAATCGCACTTGCCCGGTGGATAATCTGCCGCGCGCATTTGGGCTGATGCCGGCGCGCTTCGGCTACCGGCTCGATTACCTTGCGCGCAAGCCATTGCTTCAACGACTTCAGGAAACCTTGCGTATCTCGCGTTGA
- a CDS encoding GNAT family N-acetyltransferase, which translates to MPALTIKLIESPEEMTAIEALQREVWLGSETDVVPAHVFIAAIHNGGLVLGAYENEKLVGFVFGFPGLDSTPDGPRAKHCSHMMGILPGHRDSGVGFALKRAQWQMVRHQGLDHITWTYDPLLSRNAYLNLTKLGAVCNIYRRSEYGDMRDGLNAGLPSDRFQVDWWINTRRVERRLGKRARKPLKLDDFSKADLQPLYTLHPSAGNWARPPEHFSHLEGRLALAEIPSDFNALKQEDFALARDWRFFTREVFETAFHAGYIATDFIFDNDRSFYVLSHGETTLQ; encoded by the coding sequence ATGCCTGCCCTCACGATCAAACTCATCGAATCCCCGGAAGAAATGACCGCTATCGAAGCCTTACAACGCGAGGTGTGGCTCGGCAGTGAAACCGACGTTGTCCCCGCGCATGTGTTCATCGCCGCGATCCACAACGGCGGGTTGGTATTGGGCGCGTATGAAAACGAAAAACTCGTCGGCTTTGTCTTTGGCTTCCCCGGCTTGGATTCCACGCCGGACGGTCCGCGCGCCAAACATTGTTCGCACATGATGGGCATCCTGCCCGGTCACCGCGATTCAGGCGTCGGCTTCGCGCTGAAGCGGGCGCAATGGCAGATGGTTCGTCATCAAGGTCTCGATCACATCACGTGGACGTACGATCCGCTGCTCAGCCGCAACGCGTATCTCAACCTTACCAAACTCGGCGCGGTCTGCAACATCTATCGCCGCTCGGAATACGGCGACATGCGCGATGGACTCAACGCGGGTTTACCCTCCGATCGTTTTCAAGTGGATTGGTGGATCAACACCCGCCGCGTCGAACGACGCCTCGGAAAGCGCGCGCGTAAACCGCTGAAGCTGGATGACTTCTCGAAAGCGGACCTCCAACCCCTCTACACGCTTCATCCCTCGGCGGGGAACTGGGCGCGCCCGCCTGAGCATTTTTCCCATCTTGAAGGACGGCTCGCCCTCGCCGAGATTCCCTCCGATTTCAACGCGCTCAAACAGGAGGATTTCGCTCTCGCCCGCGATTGGCGCTTCTTCACCCGCGAAGTGTTCGAGACCGCGTTCCACGCCGGTTATATCGCCACCGATTTCATCTTCGATAACGACAGAAGTTTCTACGTTCTTTCGCACGGCGAGACCACCTTACAATAA
- a CDS encoding GNAT family N-acetyltransferase: MVTIEGKIRLKCVKTPRPDIEHWWAVEAMIASYNHVYNVVYGTRYQETGPIGVSIYDTAPIASFHYEFLALSADIRKVTDAIRAYSMPADKNHIVNIFHPAPVDHALKEHFSTLGHEFVRTGPILGYSLPLKVSTIPLNIHKAKTLNQTEAANNSLTTEGERIHVQTLRDKHIHNFYVKEEGQAVGWVQLVTKYPNVGYINQLYVLEEFRKRRFASTLIHAAHSEAIKLGMKRMVAIPSDMSLHLFRRMGYRPLLFFSAFRPKPRRKPWVHEQPSLPRSRQA; the protein is encoded by the coding sequence ATGGTAACTATTGAGGGGAAAATACGTCTTAAGTGTGTGAAGACGCCGCGACCCGATATCGAACATTGGTGGGCAGTGGAGGCGATGATCGCCTCGTATAACCACGTCTACAACGTGGTCTACGGGACGCGTTATCAAGAAACCGGTCCTATCGGCGTATCCATCTACGATACCGCCCCGATCGCTTCCTTCCATTATGAGTTCCTTGCCCTCAGCGCGGACATCCGCAAAGTGACGGATGCCATCCGCGCCTACTCGATGCCCGCGGACAAAAATCACATCGTCAATATTTTTCATCCCGCGCCAGTGGATCACGCGCTCAAGGAACATTTTTCAACATTAGGTCATGAATTTGTCCGCACGGGTCCTATCCTCGGCTATAGCCTGCCATTGAAAGTTAGCACGATCCCGTTGAACATTCACAAAGCAAAAACGTTGAACCAGACCGAAGCCGCCAACAACAGCCTCACGACCGAAGGCGAGCGGATCCACGTGCAGACCTTACGCGACAAGCACATCCATAATTTTTACGTCAAAGAGGAAGGACAGGCAGTCGGCTGGGTCCAATTGGTGACGAAATATCCGAATGTCGGCTATATCAATCAGTTATACGTGCTGGAGGAATTTCGCAAGCGGCGATTCGCCTCCACATTGATCCATGCCGCGCATTCGGAAGCGATCAAACTGGGGATGAAGCGCATGGTCGCCATCCCCTCCGATATGTCTCTGCACCTCTTCCGTCGGATGGGGTATCGTCCGCTGTTGTTCTTTTCTGCGTTCCGCCCCAAGCCGCGTCGCAAGCCGTGGGTGCATGAACAGCCAAGTTTGCCTCGGTCGCGTCAGGCTTGA
- a CDS encoding ExeM/NucH family extracellular endonuclease, with amino-acid sequence MNKLLPGTFSLALIVALLTSMVSVIQPAYAAPRSFDNPTSTIFINEIHYDNTGTDAGESIEIAGPAGTDLTGWSIILYNASNGAAYDTDALSGIIPNQQGGYGTVVLAYPSNGIQNGSPDGIALANGSTLVQFLSYEGSFAGVGGVANGVTSTDIGVSQAGTEPLGSSLQLTGAGDNYGDFTWTATTANTFGNPNTGQSFSSGDTAPSVSSTTPANGALNVAVDSDILVNFSEDVAVSGSWFDVSCGTSGAHTAVVSGGPQNFTLNPDADFANSETCTVTVMSALVSDTDANDPPDTMSADYAFSFNTVSAPVVVSLVINEIDYDQPSTDTAEFVEIKNTGASPVNLDPYSLVFINGNGGATYDTIDLPNINLAAGDYFVVCANTATVQNCDLDDSPDTDFIQNGAPDAVALMQGASVVDTVSYEGNTGAPYTEGSGVGLEDPGTTGSINLGISRLPDGTDTNQNNVDLSARCITPGETNSSGTSGCVVDVPPTVATTNPTNGAVDISVSGNIDVNFSEAVTVTGNWFTISCANTGAHTAVVSGGPQNYTLDPDVNFGYVESCSVTIVAANVADQDGTIQNLGADYNFNFTTAAQPFVCGEAATFIHDVQGSGLASPLDDTVVTIEGVVVGSFQGTGQFGGFHVQEEDADADANPATSEGIFVYNSANTPLVGDRVRIQGTVDEFNSLTELKNVTNFLNCASGNPLPTAATLSLPVTAVTDFEAYEGMRVTFPQALVISEYFNFDQYGEIVLTSERHLTPTAEFEPGSPEQQQAVQDFLLDKITLDDGRSVQNPDPALHPNGNVFDLSNLFRGGSTVANVTGVMDYSFGLYRIQPTQGADYVNANPRTATPEDVGGRLRIASMNTLNFFLTLDYPSGDPLDNKCGPLQNVECRGADSNQPLEFTRQHDKLLAALTGLNADVIGLNELENTLGVNPLGDPNGIVEGLNAAFGAGTYAYIDTGVIGTDAIRVGLVYKTSTVAPVGNFEILDSTDDPLFLDTKSRPSLAQTFEELATGERFTVVVNHFKSKGSACTDVGDPDLGDGQGNCSQTRKNAAIALVNWLATDPTNSGDPDFLIMGDLNSYDKEESIDAIRAGGFTDLAFQFHGEDAYSYVFDGQTGYLDYALANNTLLGQVTGMTDWHINSDEPDLIDYDTSFKKPAQDLIYAADPYRSSDHDPVVVGLNLLPQCHGKNATIYVDANGKIVGGLQNGQTYYGTLIGSAGDDVIVATGGNDTILALGGNDTVCALGGNDVVFGGMGNDTILGGAGHDVISGDWGNDTLYGEEGKDTLFGADGADVLDGGLDKDVVDGGSGADSVAGGDENDVVRGGSGNDALDGGAGNDACNGGSGTDTDTACEIRIHLP; translated from the coding sequence ATGAATAAGTTGCTACCCGGAACGTTTTCACTCGCGTTGATCGTGGCTTTACTGACGAGCATGGTATCTGTGATTCAACCTGCCTACGCGGCGCCGCGCTCATTTGACAACCCAACATCTACTATTTTTATCAATGAGATTCATTACGATAATACCGGGACAGATGCCGGTGAATCCATTGAGATCGCTGGTCCCGCAGGGACAGACCTTACCGGCTGGAGCATCATCCTTTATAACGCTTCCAATGGCGCGGCATACGATACAGATGCCTTGAGCGGAATTATCCCAAACCAGCAAGGCGGATACGGAACAGTCGTACTTGCCTACCCCTCCAATGGAATACAAAATGGCTCGCCGGATGGAATTGCCTTGGCAAATGGTTCTACTTTGGTGCAGTTCCTTAGTTATGAGGGAAGTTTTGCCGGAGTAGGCGGAGTTGCCAATGGAGTTACTAGCACAGATATTGGTGTGAGTCAGGCTGGCACTGAGCCTCTTGGTTCTTCACTGCAATTGACCGGCGCTGGCGATAATTACGGCGATTTCACATGGACAGCCACGACTGCCAACACATTTGGAAACCCAAATACTGGGCAGTCGTTCAGCAGCGGTGATACCGCCCCGTCGGTTTCATCTACAACCCCTGCAAATGGCGCGCTCAATGTCGCGGTTGACAGCGATATCCTCGTGAATTTCAGCGAGGATGTTGCCGTATCCGGCAGTTGGTTCGATGTTTCGTGCGGAACGAGCGGCGCGCATACAGCCGTTGTCAGCGGTGGACCGCAAAACTTCACGCTCAACCCGGATGCCGATTTCGCCAATAGCGAAACCTGTACAGTGACCGTCATGAGCGCGCTCGTCTCTGACACAGACGCCAACGACCCGCCGGACACCATGAGCGCGGATTACGCGTTTAGCTTTAATACGGTGAGCGCGCCGGTTGTTGTTTCACTGGTCATTAATGAAATTGACTATGACCAACCTAGCACGGATACAGCTGAGTTTGTCGAAATCAAGAACACCGGTGCCAGCCCGGTGAATTTAGATCCCTACTCGCTGGTTTTCATCAACGGCAACGGCGGCGCAACATACGACACCATTGATCTACCGAACATCAATTTGGCGGCGGGAGATTACTTCGTGGTATGCGCCAACACTGCCACCGTTCAGAACTGCGATTTGGATGATAGCCCAGACACCGACTTTATCCAAAACGGCGCGCCGGATGCAGTTGCTCTCATGCAGGGCGCCTCAGTGGTTGACACCGTAAGTTACGAAGGCAATACGGGCGCGCCTTATACTGAAGGTTCCGGCGTTGGGCTTGAAGATCCGGGTACTACGGGGAGTATAAACCTCGGCATCTCGCGCCTCCCAGACGGCACAGATACAAACCAAAACAATGTTGACCTCAGCGCTCGTTGCATCACCCCCGGAGAGACAAATTCCTCCGGTACCAGCGGATGCGTCGTTGACGTTCCGCCGACGGTCGCCACAACCAATCCGACCAACGGCGCCGTCGACATCTCGGTCAGCGGCAACATTGACGTCAACTTTAGCGAAGCAGTCACGGTAACAGGGAATTGGTTCACCATCTCTTGCGCCAACACCGGCGCGCATACCGCCGTGGTCAGCGGCGGACCGCAAAACTATACCCTCGACCCCGATGTCAACTTTGGATATGTCGAGTCTTGCTCCGTCACGATCGTCGCGGCGAATGTCGCCGATCAGGATGGTACGATTCAAAACCTGGGCGCCGATTACAACTTCAACTTCACCACTGCGGCACAACCGTTCGTCTGTGGCGAAGCGGCAACCTTCATTCATGATGTTCAAGGCAGTGGGCTCGCCAGTCCGTTGGATGATACCGTCGTGACCATTGAAGGCGTAGTTGTCGGTTCCTTCCAGGGCACGGGTCAATTCGGCGGCTTCCATGTTCAAGAAGAAGATGCGGATGCCGATGCAAATCCCGCCACCTCCGAAGGCATCTTCGTCTACAACAGCGCGAACACCCCGCTTGTCGGCGACCGGGTCCGCATTCAAGGCACGGTAGACGAATTCAACAGTTTGACCGAATTGAAAAACGTGACGAACTTCTTGAATTGCGCCAGCGGCAACCCGCTCCCCACTGCCGCGACGCTCTCACTGCCTGTAACAGCCGTCACGGACTTTGAAGCGTACGAAGGCATGCGCGTCACCTTCCCGCAGGCGTTGGTCATCTCCGAATACTTCAACTTCGACCAGTACGGCGAGATCGTGTTGACCTCCGAGCGGCATCTCACGCCGACGGCGGAATTCGAGCCCGGCTCACCCGAGCAACAGCAAGCGGTTCAGGATTTCCTGCTGGATAAGATCACGCTCGACGACGGACGCTCGGTTCAAAACCCGGACCCGGCGCTTCACCCCAATGGGAACGTGTTCGACCTTTCGAACTTGTTTCGCGGCGGCAGCACCGTGGCAAACGTGACCGGCGTGATGGACTACTCGTTCGGTCTCTATCGCATCCAACCGACGCAAGGCGCCGATTACGTCAACGCCAACCCGCGCACCGCCACGCCGGAAGATGTGGGTGGGCGCCTGCGCATCGCCTCGATGAACACGCTCAACTTCTTCCTGACGCTCGATTACCCGTCCGGCGACCCATTGGATAATAAATGCGGACCGCTTCAAAACGTAGAATGCCGCGGCGCCGATTCCAACCAACCGCTCGAGTTCACCCGCCAACACGATAAATTGCTCGCCGCGCTGACCGGTTTGAACGCCGATGTGATCGGCTTGAACGAATTGGAAAATACCCTTGGCGTGAATCCGCTCGGCGACCCGAACGGCATCGTGGAAGGACTCAACGCCGCCTTCGGTGCGGGAACCTATGCCTACATTGACACGGGCGTGATCGGCACAGACGCGATCCGCGTGGGTCTGGTCTACAAGACCTCCACCGTAGCCCCGGTCGGCAATTTCGAGATACTCGATTCGACGGACGACCCGCTCTTCCTCGATACCAAGAGCCGCCCGTCGCTGGCGCAGACCTTCGAAGAGCTCGCCACCGGCGAACGCTTCACGGTTGTCGTCAATCACTTCAAATCGAAAGGCTCCGCTTGTACCGACGTTGGCGATCCCGACCTCGGCGACGGGCAAGGCAATTGCAGTCAAACCCGCAAGAACGCCGCCATCGCATTGGTGAATTGGCTCGCCACCGACCCGACCAACAGCGGCGACCCAGACTTCCTCATCATGGGCGATCTCAACTCCTATGACAAAGAAGAATCGATTGACGCCATCCGCGCCGGAGGCTTCACCGATCTGGCTTTCCAATTCCACGGCGAGGATGCCTATTCGTACGTGTTCGATGGGCAGACCGGCTATCTCGATTACGCGCTGGCAAACAACACCCTGCTTGGGCAGGTGACCGGCATGACCGACTGGCACATCAACTCCGATGAGCCCGACTTGATTGACTACGACACATCCTTCAAAAAACCCGCGCAGGATCTCATCTACGCGGCGGATCCCTATCGCTCATCGGACCACGACCCGGTCGTCGTCGGTTTGAACCTGTTGCCCCAATGTCATGGCAAGAACGCCACCATCTACGTGGACGCGAATGGCAAGATCGTCGGCGGCTTGCAAAACGGGCAAACCTATTACGGCACGCTGATCGGCTCTGCAGGCGACGATGTAATCGTGGCGACCGGCGGAAACGATACGATCCTCGCCCTCGGTGGGAACGACACGGTGTGCGCGCTGGGCGGCAATGACGTGGTCTTCGGCGGTATGGGCAACGACACCATCCTCGGCGGCGCCGGACACGATGTTATCTCCGGCGATTGGGGGAACGACACGCTGTATGGAGAAGAGGGTAAGGACACGCTCTTCGGCGCCGACGGCGCAGATGTGTTGGACGGCGGCTTGGACAAGGATGTGGTAGACGGCGGTTCAGGCGCGGATAGCGTGGCTGGCGGCGATGAGAACGATGTCGTCCGCGGCGGCTCGGGCAACGACGCGCTGGACGGCGGCGCAGGTAACGATGCCTGCAACGGCGGCTCCGGCACAGATACCGACACGGCTTGCGAAATAAGAATCCATCTGCCATAG
- a CDS encoding SIMPL domain-containing protein (The SIMPL domain is named for its presence in mouse protein SIMPL (signalling molecule that associates with mouse pelle-like kinase). Bacterial member BP26, from Brucella, was shown to assemble into a channel-like structure, while YggE from E. coli has been associated with resistance to oxidative stress.): MKTKSILFTALALFALVISACAPAASAPASEAPTLSVVGTGTANLVPDIAYIYVGVHTELPSAAEAVTQNNAQTQKMMDALIAFGIDAKDIRTTSFSIWPFDKYDPLTGQATGEKYYSVDNTVYVTVRDLTKLGDLLDTVISAGANTVNSIQFDVADKDAALKQARADAITDAKTKALELAEAAGLQVGEIRSITFADSQYYPISEGRGGGGGGGDAAAAVPIQPGQLTFTVTVNVTYELK, translated from the coding sequence ATGAAAACCAAATCCATATTGTTTACTGCGCTCGCCTTGTTCGCTCTCGTGATCAGCGCCTGCGCGCCTGCTGCGAGCGCGCCAGCGTCTGAAGCGCCCACCCTCAGCGTGGTGGGAACTGGAACTGCCAATCTTGTTCCTGATATCGCGTACATTTATGTCGGCGTTCACACCGAGTTGCCTTCGGCGGCAGAGGCTGTGACGCAAAACAACGCTCAAACTCAGAAGATGATGGACGCGCTCATCGCCTTCGGCATCGACGCGAAGGATATCCGCACCACGAGTTTCAGCATCTGGCCCTTCGATAAATACGATCCTTTGACGGGTCAGGCGACCGGCGAGAAGTATTATTCGGTGGACAACACGGTCTACGTGACTGTGCGCGACCTCACCAAACTCGGCGATTTGCTCGATACGGTGATCTCCGCCGGCGCTAACACGGTCAACAGCATTCAGTTCGATGTGGCTGATAAGGATGCCGCGCTCAAGCAAGCCCGCGCGGATGCCATTACCGACGCGAAAACGAAGGCGCTGGAACTTGCCGAAGCGGCTGGCTTGCAAGTCGGCGAGATTCGTTCGATCACTTTCGCCGATAGCCAGTATTATCCGATCTCCGAAGGCAGGGGCGGCGGAGGCGGCGGTGGCGATGCCGCAGCAGCGGTGCCGATCCAACCCGGTCAATTGACCTTCACGGTGACTGTCAACGTGACGTACGAACTCAAATAG
- a CDS encoding DNA double-strand break repair nuclease NurA, whose product MPINYQEVYTQIQSVGAGAKERRKKKEEAQAQARELLSHFDDKLDALRAKVDSAKALDPNLRCAFPLDENLASSFDVQPASVSPTLIAADGSQINPDRHGAVQFGLVNVGAIIMKTNSGAAPEISTESELLFGDDLFPNGAPMSDGVVALKRDLAERMKLDELSKRIKDEVVTFTDGPLELWGAKGEDAQSYLDFVEKYKTTLSRLQTRGVTTAGYVDKPSADLVIRLLEVMMADDEQLKKFREFHPLRGVSDRWLYGEKENPLLKPGHRSAVFKIQSSSDKTYKGVLEIHFFYLNVGTEGHPWPVRVEIPKWVVDDKEKLNLLHAVLVEQCRMMGSRPYPYLLHRAHETAVVKHEEKQQIEQLLTLELRKNNEEVDDGSYKQSAKDLQGRARR is encoded by the coding sequence ATGCCAATCAACTATCAGGAAGTCTACACACAAATCCAATCCGTTGGCGCGGGCGCAAAGGAAAGACGAAAGAAGAAAGAAGAAGCCCAAGCCCAAGCGCGCGAATTGCTCTCGCATTTCGACGATAAACTGGATGCGCTGCGCGCCAAAGTGGATTCAGCCAAGGCGCTTGATCCCAACCTCCGCTGCGCGTTCCCACTGGATGAAAACCTCGCTTCCTCCTTTGACGTTCAGCCTGCTTCAGTTTCCCCAACATTAATCGCCGCTGACGGTTCGCAGATCAACCCCGACCGTCACGGCGCGGTACAGTTTGGCTTGGTCAATGTGGGCGCGATCATCATGAAGACGAACTCCGGCGCCGCGCCCGAAATTTCCACCGAAAGCGAACTACTCTTCGGCGACGATCTGTTCCCCAACGGGGCGCCCATGTCGGATGGCGTGGTCGCGCTCAAACGCGACCTCGCCGAGCGGATGAAACTCGACGAACTCTCGAAGCGAATCAAAGACGAGGTGGTCACTTTCACCGATGGACCGCTCGAATTGTGGGGCGCCAAAGGCGAGGATGCCCAATCGTATTTGGACTTTGTCGAAAAATACAAAACCACCCTCTCGCGCTTGCAAACGCGCGGTGTAACCACGGCGGGATATGTAGATAAACCCTCCGCAGACCTGGTGATCCGCCTGCTCGAGGTAATGATGGCTGATGATGAACAATTGAAAAAATTTAGAGAATTTCATCCCCTACGCGGCGTCAGCGACCGCTGGCTGTATGGAGAAAAAGAGAACCCGCTTTTGAAGCCGGGTCATCGCTCGGCGGTGTTTAAGATCCAATCCAGTTCGGATAAGACCTACAAAGGCGTACTCGAAATCCATTTCTTCTATCTCAACGTCGGCACAGAGGGACACCCCTGGCCCGTGCGCGTTGAAATCCCCAAGTGGGTGGTGGATGATAAAGAGAAGTTGAACTTGCTTCATGCCGTTTTGGTCGAGCAATGCCGCATGATGGGAAGCAGACCGTATCCCTATCTGCTTCATCGCGCCCACGAAACTGCAGTCGTCAAGCATGAAGAAAAACAACAGATCGAGCAATTGCTCACGCTTGAACTCCGCAAGAACAACGAAGAAGTGGACGACGGCTCGTACAAACAATCTGCGAAAGATTTGCAGGGAAGAGCTCGTAGATAA